In the Desulfofalx alkaliphila DSM 12257 genome, GCCAGGGAATTAATGCTGGCCCAGGCCAGTGATTGGGCTTTTATTATGTTCACCGGCACCACTGTTGAATATGCGGTGCGCCGCACAAAAAGGCACCTTGATAATATGCTGCAGTTATACCGTATGATTACCGAGAACCGCATTGACGAGGCTTGGTTGCAGCATTTAGAGTACAGTGACAATATTTTTCCTGACTTGGATTACCGGGTTTTTCGCACCAGGGGAGGGGAAAAACAACTTGCGGTATAAAAGCAAGGCCACCTTTTTTGTCAAAGGTGGTTTTCTTTTTTCTCGACAGTAAGAATGGAAAAAATACCTGGATATTTATAGGAAGCTAATTAATGGCAGGAAATAAGGTGCCAAAAGTAGAAATATATCGTAAATATCTAAGGTGGTATCTAAGGTGGTATGTATATGAAAAAATATACTAATTTGATATTGTTGCTGTTTATGGCTTTTTTAATATCAATGGTGATGGCCGGCTGCAGTCTTCCCTTTATTAATAACGATGACGGGCAGTCGGACCAAGAGTCAGAGGAAGCGACGCAGCAAAGCCAGTCCCAAGGGGTGGAAGCCCAAAGGGATGATGCAGAACAAAGCGAAAAAAAGGATGAGCCTGAGCCTGCCCCGGAGCCGGCGGTTTCTAAGGATAATGAAGAGCAGCCGGCAGCAGGACCCGGTTTAACCGTTAATCTGCCCGAGCAAATGACTACAAATCATAGTGAGCTGGAAATATCCGGTACCGCCGACAGCCAGTGTACAGTTTATGTCAACGGGCGCTCCATACGGCTTCGCAATGACGGAACCTTTAGCACAGATGTGGAGCTAAAGGTTGGCAATAACACCATCCAGGTTATCGCGGTGGATAATAAGGGCAACAGCACCCGGGTGGAGAGGCAAGTGAATTTTGCTGCCGAAAGGCCCAGCCTACAGGTTTTTGCCCCCAGTGAGAGTACATCCACAACGGTTACCCTTAGCGGCTATACCGATCCCGGTTCTGTTGTTTATATTGACAACAACAAAATAAAGGCAGATGCCAACGGCGGTTTTTCCGGCACGGTGCAGCTAAAAAACAAGGGGAACAATACCGTTAGGGTGGTGGCTGTGAATAATTATGGATTATCTACCACGGTAAACACTGTAATTAAAGGCATACCGCCGCGGATTGAAGTGGCAGCCCCTGACTTGGTTACCACTGACAGAGTGACAATAACAGGTGTGGTGGATGCCGGCAGCACAGTGGTGGTGCTGGCAGGCACTAAAAAGGTTACCGTCAACAGCGGCGACGGCACCTTCAGTGAGACCATAGATTTAGAGCCGGGTATAAATGACATTTTGGTTATGGCTGCCAACTTTTTTGGTAAAACGGAGGTATCGCTGCCGATACTTTATGACGATTATATTTGGTAGTCAACTAACCCGAAGGGGAACCTTCGGGTTTTTATTGGTGGTTATTCATTAATGAGGTGATTAGTGTTGTCACAGAAACAATTTGTGCACTTGCACCTGCACAGCGAATACAGTCTGCTGGATGGGGCAGCCCGAATTAAAAAGGTGGTTAAAACCGCCAAGGAATTGGGCATGCCTGCCTTGGCCATCACCGACCACGGGGCCATGTTTGGGGTGATTGACTTTTATAAAGAATGTCGGCGGGTCGGTATTAAACCTATCTTGGGTTGTGAGGTGTATGTGGCACCGCGGACGATGGATGACCGTACCCCTAAGATAGACGACCGCTACTATCACCTGGTTTTGTTGGCAGAAAGTCAACAGGGCTATAGAAACTTAATCAAGCTGGTTTCTTTAGGCTACACCCGTGGCTTTTATTATAAACCCCGGGTTGATAAAAAGGCTTTAAGAGAATATGCCGAGGGTATTATCGCCCTCAGTGGCTGTGTGGCCGGGGAGGTTCCCGCCTATGCCGTGGCAGGTAATCCGGAAAAGGCCAGGCAGGCGGCCTTGGAGTACCGAGACATTTTCCAAGATAACTTTTACTTGGAACTGCAGGATCATGGTTTTCCTGAACAAAGGGTGGCTAACCAAGAGTTAATTAAAATCAGTGCTGAAACCGGCATGCCGCTGGTGGCCACCAATGATGTTCACTACACGGTGCAATCCCATGCAGAAATTCAAGACATACTTATGTGCATACAAATGGGAAAAACCGTTGATCAGGTTGATCGCATGAAGTTTCAATCGGACCAGCTATATTTAAAAAGGGCCGATGAAATGGCTGCATTATTTGCCCATGTGCCCCAGGCGGTGGCTAACACCGTTAAAATTGCTGAACGATGTCAGGTTCAACTGGATTTTGGGGAAATGCACCTGCCCCATTATGAGGTGCCCGCCGGCTATACCACCGCAGGTTATTTAAAGCATCTGTGCCACCGGGGGGCTAAAAAACTTTATGCCACAGACCATGGTCGGTTACCTGTTCAGGTGGCAGAGAGGCTGGAACACGAGCTAAAGGTTATTGAAAAAATGGGCTTCTCTGCATACTTTTTAATTGTCTGGGACTTTATTAATTTTGCTAAAGAGCGCGGTATTCCGGTGGGGCCGGGGCGGGGCAGCGCTGCCGGCAGTATTGTGGCTTACTGTTTAGGAATTACTAACATTGACCCCCTAAAGTACGGCCTCTTGTTTGAGCGGTTTTTAAACCCCGAGCGCTTGTCCATGCCGGATATTGATATAGACATTTGCCAAGAACGGCGGAGTGAAGTGATAGACTATGTGGTGCAAAAGTACGGCACCGAGCGGGTGGCGCAAATTATTACCTTTGGCACCATGGCTGCCAGGGCGGCCATCAGAGATGTGGGCCGTGTGTTAAACCATCCCTATGCCGCTGTGGATAAGGTGGCAAAGCTGGTGCCCATGGAATTAAACATGACCATTGAAAAGGCCCTGGACCAATCGGCTGAGTTAAAACAGCTTTATTTGTCCGATGACGGGGTAAGGAAGATTATTGAGACTGCCTCTGTGTTGGAAGGAATGCCCCGGCACGCTTCAACCCACGCCGCAGGGGTGGTGATTTCAAAGGAAGAACTAACCGATTACCTGCCGCTGCACCGCACTTCGGATGGTTCTATCACTACACAATTTGCCATGGGCACGGTGGAAGAACTGGGTTTATTGAAGATGGACCTGCTTGGTTTACGCAACCTGACCGTCATTCAAGAAACAATAAATTTACTGGCCCAGGAAGGCATCCAATTAAATATTGATAAGATACCAATGGACGATGCGAAAACCTATGAAATGTTGGCCAAGGGTTACGGCACCGGTGTCTTTCAACTGGAATCCAGCGGTATGCGCACCATATTAAAGGAGCTAAAACCCAGTGTCTTTGAAGACTTAATTGCTCTGGTGGCCCTTTACCGGCCCGGCCCCCTGGGTAGCGGCATGGTTGATGACTTTATTAAAAACAAGCACGGTTTGGGAAAGGTTGATTACCTGCATCCCCATCTGGAACCGGTATTGAAAGAAACTTACGGAGTGATACTATATCAAGAACAGGTGATGAAAATCGCCCAAATTATGGCTGGATACACCCCGGGCCAGGCTGATTTTTTGCGCAAAGCAATGGGCAAGAAAATACCTGAAATAATGAAAATGCATCGCCGCTGGTTTATTCATGGGGCCACCACAGATGAAAAGGGCAATGCACTGCCCGCACCAATACCCGGTGCCTTGGCAAAGGGCTACCCCCGGGGGCTGGCCGAAAAGATCTTCGACTTAATGGAGTATTTTGCCGGTTACGGTTTTAATAAAAGCCATTCTGCTGCCTATGCCCTTGTGGCCTATCAAACGGCCTACCTAAAGGCCAACTATCCGGCCCACTACATGGCAGCCCTGCTAACCTCGGTGCGGGATAATACCGATAAAATATCGGCCTATATCGATGAGTGCCATCGTATGGGTATTGCAGTACAGCCTCCAAACATTAACGCCAGCGGAGAACACTTTACGGTGGAAAATAAGCAAATATTATTTGGTTTGGCTGCTGTAAAGCATGTGGGTATCGGTGCAGTGCGGCAGATAATATCAAGCCGCAGGGAAAAGGGTGCCTTTAAAAGCTACAGTGACTTTTGCCGTCGGGTTGACCCCAGATCAGTCAATAAGAGAGTGCTGGAGAATTTAATCAAGGCAGGTTGTTTTGATTCTCTGGGCTACCGCCGCGGTCAGCTGCTTGCAGTGGTGGAGCGGGGTTTAGAGCTGGCTCAACAGGCCCAAAGGGACAGGGAAAGCGGCCAGATATCATTATTTGATATGTTGGGCGAGACAAACCAGACAGAGGAGGATATAGAACTGCCCGAAGTTGGGGAATATGCCCTGGCAGATCTCCTGGCATTGGAAAAGGAAGCGCTGGGCCTCTACCTCACCGGCCATCCCCTGGAGGAATATCAAGGTGCTTTCCGGGAGCTTACCACACACCGATTGGCTGAGATTACTTCCTTGGAAGGCCAACACAGTCTTGTCTTGGGCGGGGTGGTCAGTTCAATACGCAGTATCACCACTAAAAAAGGTGACCCCATGGCCTTTGTGGAGCTGGAAGATGCCACCGGCAGCTGTGAATTGGTGGTTTTTCCCGAGCTTTACCGCCGCAGCCAAGAAATTTTACAAGCAGACCTACCCCTGATTGTTTATGGCAAAAATAACAGCACCGAAGATGAAACGAAGGTTATTGCGGAACATATTTTGCCCTTAGAAAAACTGGAGCGTACGCTGTACCTAAGACTGGAAAAACCCGACCGGCAATTGGAAAGTTTGATTTTGCAAGAAGCAAGAAAAAACCCCGGTGAGCAGCAGGTGGTAATCTATTACAGCAGTACAAAAACCACCAAAGCGCTGCCCGAAGAAAATAAAGTAAAGGTGCCGGGGCCCCTGCTTCATTGGTTTGAGGAAAAACTGGGCAAAGAAAATGTGAGAATAAAGTGGAAACCCCTTAAAAGAAAGGGCTATGGCTCAGTCCCAACAAATGATAGAATAAATGATGACATTATAAACGAAGGTTTTCGTTCGCTGCTGGACTTTTAAAGTAGGATGGCAAGGAATTATTAATACTTGTAACCCCAATAACTTTATGGTAGTATGTTTGCTAAATAAAGGAAAAAGGTGATTAAAATGATAGATAAACAACAGGCAATAACAGGAGAATATATAGTGATAAGAGCGCTGGAAAACGGTGTGACCATAATTGGTCTTACGCGGGGCAGAGATACAAAATTTCACCACACCGAAAAATTAGATAAGGACGAAATTATGATAGCACAGTTTACAGAACACACATCGGCCATAAAAATTAGAGGACAGGTTGAATTGCTGACCAAGCATGGTCGGGTACAAAACAAGGGGTGATTATTTGTGTAGTATCCAGAGTTGTTGCTCTGGATATACTTATTTTATACTATTTTGGACGGTGTTATGGGACTTTTCTTTCACTAAAAAAAGGATTGAACAATGTTATGTAGAAAAAAACAATTGACGTTTGAAGAAGTAGGGGGGGCGTCAATATTGTGGAAAGTGGTTTATATTGCACAAAATAAGGCAGAAACAGAAAGATTACAAAAAAAACTAACTGAAGAAGGTTTTCTTATTAAAGTTAAACCATTAGGTTCAAACGCTGACGGCGGGGCTAGTTCATGTGAAATATTAGTTCTTGCGTCAGAGGTAGATGAGGCAATGGAAGTGATTAATTCTTTCTAGTTTTTGCAAACTTAGGGAGAGGTGTAAAACTTGGTTTTAGAATTTTTCCGCAAGCAAAAATATGTTACGGTGAAGCCGGAAAAAGAAAAAAGAGATATTCCAGAGGGGCTGTGGGTCAAATGTACCCGCTGCAGTGAAATACTATACATTAAAGAGCTTGGTAAAAATTATAAAGTATGTCAAAAATGCAATTTTCACTTTCGGGTCAGTGCCTACGAACGTATTGATATGACCTTGGACGCAGGCAGCTTTGTGGAATATGACAGCCAATTGGTTTCCGGCAATCCCTTGCAATTTCCCGGCTACCCGGAAAAGCTGGAAAAGGCAATGCAAACAACAGGTTTAAAAGAGGCGGTGGTTACCGGGGAGGGAACCATCCATGGCTACCCTGTGGTGTTGGCGGTGATGGATGCAAATTTCATCATGGGCAGTATGGGTTCAGTTGTTGGTGAAAAAATAACCAGGGCAGTTGAGGCTGCCATAGAGAAAAAATCCCCATTAATTATTTTTTCCACATCTGGCGGCGCCCGCATGCAAGAGGGTATTCTTTCATTGATGCAAATGGCAAAGACTACGGCAGCCCTGGCAAAATTAGATGAGGCCGGGCTCTTGTATATAACCGTTCTTACCGATCCCACCACCGGTGGAGTAACTGCCAGCTTTGCCTCCCTGGGGGACATAATTATTGCCGAGCCCGGTGCCCTGATTGGATTTACCGGCCCCAGGGTCATTGAGCAGACCATCAAGCAAAAGTTACCTGAAGGCTTTCAACGGGCTGAATTTGTGCGTCAACATGGTTTTGTGGACCTGATTGTATCCCGTAATAATATGAAACAAACCTTAACAAACATCATTTCTTTACACGTTGCGGGGGGTGAGTAAAGGTGCCGGCACTGTTAGAATTTGAAAAACCCATTGTTGAGCTGGAAACTAAAATTAACGAACTAAAGGCCTTTGCAGCGGAAAAAGATATAGACTTAAGCAATGAAATTGACACGCTGGAGAAACGGGCCCGTGAATTAAAACAAAACATTTATGGCAACCTTACCCCCTGGCAAAAGGTACAGATAGCCCGTCACCCTGAACGACCCAATGCGCTGGATTATATAAAATTATTAATCACTGACTTTATTACCCTAAGCGGCGACCGCTTATATGGCGATGATCCGGCTGTGGTTGGTGGTATTGGTCGGTTTGACGGTCAACCGGTTACGGTAATAGCCCACCTAAAGGGAAAGGACACTAAACAAAACGTAGCCTGTAACTTTGGTATGGCCCACCCCGAGGGCTACCGTAAAGCCATTAGATTAATGAAACAGGCGGAAAAATTTAAACGGCCTGTTATTTGTCTTGTTGACACCCCCGGTGCATACTGTGGCATGGGGGCGGAGGAGCGGGGCCAGGGTGAGGCCATCGCCCGTTCTTTAATGGAAATGTCTACCTTAAAAATTCCTTTAATATCTGTTATTATCGGTGAAGGTGGCAGCGGCGGTGCCTTGGCCTTTAGTGTGTCAGACCGCATACTAATGCAAGAACACGCAATATTTTCCGTTAGCACCCCTGAGGCCTGTGCCAGCATTTTATGGAAGGACGGCACCAAAGCCCAGCAAGCTGCTGCGGCATTGCGACTTACCGCCCAGGACTTGTTAGATCTGGAAGTAACCGATGAAATCATTGCTGAGCCCTTGGGCGGTGCCCACCGCAATGCTGAGGAGGCGGCAAAGCTGATGGCCAAAAGTATTAGAAAACACCTGGGGCAGTTAAAAGAGATTGCAAGTGAAACTTTGGTGGATCATAGATATAAAAAATTTAGGGCCATGGGCAAAATGGGATAGGGGGTAGTGATGTGCAGAGAATAGCGCTGATGACCAGTGGCGGGGATGCACCGGGCATGAACTCCGCCGTTAGGGCTGTAGTAAGAAAGGCTATTTACCATGGAATAGAAGTGATAGGTATTAACCGGGGTTTTAGCGGTTTTATAGATGGCGACCTGTGGCCGATGAGTTTGGGCTCGGTGGCTGATATTATCCATCGGGGTGGCACCATAATGCACACAGCCCGTTCAGAGGATTTTACCACTGCTGAAGGCAGGGCCAGGGCCTACGAAAACGTAGGCCGTTTTGGCATTCAAGGCCTGGTGGTCATAGGTGGGGACGGTTCCTTTAAGGGAGCCAAGCTATTTCACCAAGAGCATAACTTACCGGTGGTAGGAGTACCGGGCACCATTGACAACGATATACCGGGCACAGACTATACCATTGGTTTTGATACCGCCTTAAATAACGTGGTGGATGCCATAAATAAAATTAGAGACACCGCCACCTCCCATGAGAGAACATTTGTCATTGAAGTGATGGGTCGTGATGCAGGATTCATTGCTTTAAATGCCGGTTTGGCAGGTGGTGCGGAATCAATAATTATTCCCGAGGTACCCTTCGATATAAAAGAAATTTGCAATAAGCTGCTGCGCGGGGTTAAAAGGGGTAAACTGCACAGTATTATTTTAGTGGCAGAGGGCGCAGCCAGTGGCTTGGAGATAGGCAAGAAAATTGAAGAGTTAACAGGGTTTGATACCAGGGTAACAATCCTCGGCCACCTGCAAAGGGGGGGGATTCCCACTGCCTTTGACCGCTTGCTGGCTGCCCGCTTGGGAGCCAAGGCAGTGGACGTGTTAATGGAGGGCAAAACCAACCGGGTGGTGGGCATACGCTCCGGTGAAATAATAGACTACCACTTAGACGATGTTTTTAACCTAGAAAAGAAAGTGGAACTGGATATGCTCGAACTGGCAAAGATACTGTCTATATAATGGGGGGTGCAGCCTTTGAGACGAACCAAAATAGTTTGTACAATTGGCCCAGCCAGTGAAGACCTGGAAACCCTAAAGAAAATGATGCTGGCCGGGATGAATGTGGCCCGCATGAATTTCTCCCATGGCAATCATGAAGATCACGGGCGCAGAATAGCTTTGGTGCGCCAGGCCGCCGAAGAATTGGGTAAAAACGTGGCCATTATGCTGGACACCAAGGGGCCTGAAATTAGGTTGGGTACCTTTGCCCAAGAACCAATACTGCTGCGCGCCGGCGACAGTTTTACCCTAACCACCGAGGAAATTGAAGGCGACAACAGCAGAGTTTCGGTTACCTATAAGGAGCTTCCCG is a window encoding:
- the mtrB gene encoding trp RNA-binding attenuation protein MtrB is translated as MIDKQQAITGEYIVIRALENGVTIIGLTRGRDTKFHHTEKLDKDEIMIAQFTEHTSAIKIRGQVELLTKHGRVQNKG
- a CDS encoding glutamate decarboxylase, with protein sequence MVYIAQNKAETERLQKKLTEEGFLIKVKPLGSNADGGASSCEILVLASEVDEAMEVINSF
- a CDS encoding DNA polymerase III subunit alpha, whose product is MLSQKQFVHLHLHSEYSLLDGAARIKKVVKTAKELGMPALAITDHGAMFGVIDFYKECRRVGIKPILGCEVYVAPRTMDDRTPKIDDRYYHLVLLAESQQGYRNLIKLVSLGYTRGFYYKPRVDKKALREYAEGIIALSGCVAGEVPAYAVAGNPEKARQAALEYRDIFQDNFYLELQDHGFPEQRVANQELIKISAETGMPLVATNDVHYTVQSHAEIQDILMCIQMGKTVDQVDRMKFQSDQLYLKRADEMAALFAHVPQAVANTVKIAERCQVQLDFGEMHLPHYEVPAGYTTAGYLKHLCHRGAKKLYATDHGRLPVQVAERLEHELKVIEKMGFSAYFLIVWDFINFAKERGIPVGPGRGSAAGSIVAYCLGITNIDPLKYGLLFERFLNPERLSMPDIDIDICQERRSEVIDYVVQKYGTERVAQIITFGTMAARAAIRDVGRVLNHPYAAVDKVAKLVPMELNMTIEKALDQSAELKQLYLSDDGVRKIIETASVLEGMPRHASTHAAGVVISKEELTDYLPLHRTSDGSITTQFAMGTVEELGLLKMDLLGLRNLTVIQETINLLAQEGIQLNIDKIPMDDAKTYEMLAKGYGTGVFQLESSGMRTILKELKPSVFEDLIALVALYRPGPLGSGMVDDFIKNKHGLGKVDYLHPHLEPVLKETYGVILYQEQVMKIAQIMAGYTPGQADFLRKAMGKKIPEIMKMHRRWFIHGATTDEKGNALPAPIPGALAKGYPRGLAEKIFDLMEYFAGYGFNKSHSAAYALVAYQTAYLKANYPAHYMAALLTSVRDNTDKISAYIDECHRMGIAVQPPNINASGEHFTVENKQILFGLAAVKHVGIGAVRQIISSRREKGAFKSYSDFCRRVDPRSVNKRVLENLIKAGCFDSLGYRRGQLLAVVERGLELAQQAQRDRESGQISLFDMLGETNQTEEDIELPEVGEYALADLLALEKEALGLYLTGHPLEEYQGAFRELTTHRLAEITSLEGQHSLVLGGVVSSIRSITTKKGDPMAFVELEDATGSCELVVFPELYRRSQEILQADLPLIVYGKNNSTEDETKVIAEHILPLEKLERTLYLRLEKPDRQLESLILQEARKNPGEQQVVIYYSSTKTTKALPEENKVKVPGPLLHWFEEKLGKENVRIKWKPLKRKGYGSVPTNDRINDDIINEGFRSLLDF
- the pfkA gene encoding 6-phosphofructokinase; this encodes MQRIALMTSGGDAPGMNSAVRAVVRKAIYHGIEVIGINRGFSGFIDGDLWPMSLGSVADIIHRGGTIMHTARSEDFTTAEGRARAYENVGRFGIQGLVVIGGDGSFKGAKLFHQEHNLPVVGVPGTIDNDIPGTDYTIGFDTALNNVVDAINKIRDTATSHERTFVIEVMGRDAGFIALNAGLAGGAESIIIPEVPFDIKEICNKLLRGVKRGKLHSIILVAEGAASGLEIGKKIEELTGFDTRVTILGHLQRGGIPTAFDRLLAARLGAKAVDVLMEGKTNRVVGIRSGEIIDYHLDDVFNLEKKVELDMLELAKILSI
- the accD gene encoding acetyl-CoA carboxylase, carboxyltransferase subunit beta, with the protein product MVLEFFRKQKYVTVKPEKEKRDIPEGLWVKCTRCSEILYIKELGKNYKVCQKCNFHFRVSAYERIDMTLDAGSFVEYDSQLVSGNPLQFPGYPEKLEKAMQTTGLKEAVVTGEGTIHGYPVVLAVMDANFIMGSMGSVVGEKITRAVEAAIEKKSPLIIFSTSGGARMQEGILSLMQMAKTTAALAKLDEAGLLYITVLTDPTTGGVTASFASLGDIIIAEPGALIGFTGPRVIEQTIKQKLPEGFQRAEFVRQHGFVDLIVSRNNMKQTLTNIISLHVAGGE
- a CDS encoding acetyl-CoA carboxylase carboxyltransferase subunit alpha encodes the protein MPALLEFEKPIVELETKINELKAFAAEKDIDLSNEIDTLEKRARELKQNIYGNLTPWQKVQIARHPERPNALDYIKLLITDFITLSGDRLYGDDPAVVGGIGRFDGQPVTVIAHLKGKDTKQNVACNFGMAHPEGYRKAIRLMKQAEKFKRPVICLVDTPGAYCGMGAEERGQGEAIARSLMEMSTLKIPLISVIIGEGGSGGALAFSVSDRILMQEHAIFSVSTPEACASILWKDGTKAQQAAAALRLTAQDLLDLEVTDEIIAEPLGGAHRNAEEAAKLMAKSIRKHLGQLKEIASETLVDHRYKKFRAMGKMG